A stretch of Tigriopus californicus strain San Diego chromosome 11, Tcal_SD_v2.1, whole genome shotgun sequence DNA encodes these proteins:
- the LOC131890907 gene encoding calmodulin-4-like: MPIHGAAMSLMLKKGNNRRREEELWKAFTDADTNKDGYLSMEEYVGVFQNHGIAITHEEVLLFFNSKDRDRDGRISYEEFCDRETVNERAFKAMDINSDGFVTKSEMLKASNRSTRRLSANDVEACFKEFDKDKDEKLSYEEFCDMMNTRRHTLELLLEHHRSHDEETETATTTLCEDDACSTTTQETNVD, translated from the exons ATGCCTATTCATGGGGCCGCCATGAGCTTGATGCTCAAGAAAGGGAACAATCGGCGTCGGGAAGAAGAATTGTGGAAGGCTTTCACCGATGCCGACACCAATAAAGATGGCTATCTGTCGATGGAAGAGTATGTGGGAGTGTTTCAAAACCACGGCATTGCCATAACACATGAAGAG GTGCTTCTCTTCTTCAACAGCAAGGACAGAGATCGGGACGGACGAATATCGTACGAAGAATTCTGTGATAGAGAAACTGTGAACGAGCGTGCCTTTAAAGCCATGGACATCAATAGCGACGGGTTTGTCACGAAGTCCGAAATGCTCAAAGCCTCTAACAGATCCACAAGAAG GTTAAGTGCCAATGATGTTGAAGCCTGCTTTAAGGAGTTCGACAAGGACAAAGATGAGAAACTGAGTTACGAAGAGTTCTGCGACATGATGAACACGAGACGGCACACACTCGAGTTGCTCCTTGAACATCATCGCTCACATGACGAGGAAACTGAGACTGCCACAACAACTCTTTGTGAAGACGATGCTTGTTCCACTACCACTCAAGAAACCAACGTGGATTAG